The following are encoded in a window of Mycobacterium decipiens genomic DNA:
- a CDS encoding DUF2516 family protein — protein sequence MNHLVGTVMLVVQIAVLVTAVYAFVHAALQRPDAYTAADKLTKPVWLVILGVAVALTSILGFVFGVLGMVIAACAAGVYLVDVRPKLLEIQGKSR from the coding sequence GTGAATCACCTCGTGGGTACCGTCATGTTGGTCGTGCAGATCGCCGTGTTGGTGACGGCGGTATACGCGTTCGTGCATGCGGCGCTGCAGCGGCCCGATGCCTATACCGCCGCCGATAAGCTGACCAAGCCGGTGTGGCTAGTGATCCTTGGCGTTGCTGTGGCACTGACCTCCATCCTGGGCTTCGTTTTCGGCGTGCTCGGGATGGTGATCGCCGCGTGTGCGGCCGGCGTGTATCTGGTCGACGTGCGACCGAAGCTCCTCGAAATTCAGGGTAAGTCGCGCTAG
- a CDS encoding DUF2599 domain-containing protein codes for MKALVAVPAAVFVALIGAAPAQADPEVDPGASIANHAGRSDSVGPSPRLVDHTEWARWGRLPSLRVYPSQAGRATSRQLGMAAADAAWAEVLALSPDADTAGMRAQFICHWQFAEIRQPGKTSWNLEPWRPVVDDPEMLVSACNPGGAEESF; via the coding sequence ATGAAAGCCCTGGTGGCCGTGCCGGCGGCGGTCTTTGTGGCACTGATCGGTGCGGCACCCGCCCAAGCTGATCCCGAGGTCGATCCCGGCGCAAGCATCGCCAACCACGCCGGCCGCTCCGATTCCGTTGGCCCATCCCCACGCCTTGTCGACCACACCGAATGGGCACGGTGGGGACGGCTGCCTAGCCTTCGCGTCTACCCGTCGCAAGCTGGGCGTGCAACCTCCCGGCAGCTCGGGATGGCCGCTGCCGACGCGGCCTGGGCCGAGGTCCTCGCGCTGTCACCGGACGCCGACACGGCCGGCATGCGCGCGCAGTTCATCTGCCACTGGCAGTTCGCTGAAATCAGACAACCCGGCAAGACCAGCTGGAACCTCGAGCCATGGCGACCGGTCGTCGACGATCCGGAGATGCTCGTTTCCGCCTGTAATCCGGGTGGCGCGGAAGAGTCGTTCTAG
- the deoC gene encoding deoxyribose-phosphate aldolase has protein sequence MLGRPTRRQLAALVDHTLLKPEATGADVAALVAEAVGLGVYAVCVSPSMVPVAVQSGGARVAAVAGFPSGKHVSSVKAQEAAQAVAAGASEIDMVIDVGAALAGDIDAVRSDIEAVRASAAGAVLKVIVESAVLLGQANAHTLADVCRAAENAGADFVKTSTGFHPAGGATVRAVELMTETVGGRLGVKASGGIRTAADAVAMVNAGATRLGLSGTRAVLDGLSNC, from the coding sequence GTGCTCGGTCGACCAACTCGGAGGCAGCTGGCGGCCCTGGTCGACCACACCTTGCTGAAACCCGAGGCCACCGGTGCTGATGTGGCCGCCCTGGTTGCCGAAGCCGTCGGACTCGGCGTCTACGCCGTGTGCGTGTCGCCGTCGATGGTTCCGGTCGCAGTCCAATCCGGTGGCGCGCGGGTTGCGGCGGTGGCGGGCTTTCCGTCCGGCAAGCACGTGTCTTCGGTCAAGGCGCAAGAGGCGGCGCAGGCAGTAGCGGCCGGTGCCAGCGAGATCGACATGGTCATCGACGTCGGGGCGGCGCTGGCCGGAGATATCGATGCGGTGCGATCCGACATCGAGGCGGTACGTGCATCGGCGGCCGGGGCCGTGCTCAAGGTGATTGTGGAGTCGGCGGTGCTTTTGGGACAGGCGAACGCGCACACGCTGGCGGATGTGTGCCGTGCCGCCGAGAACGCCGGTGCCGACTTCGTCAAGACCTCGACCGGGTTTCATCCCGCCGGCGGGGCGACCGTGCGTGCCGTCGAATTGATGACCGAGACGGTCGGCGGTCGGCTGGGGGTCAAGGCCAGCGGCGGAATCCGCACCGCCGCCGACGCAGTCGCGATGGTGAACGCCGGTGCCACCAGGCTGGGCCTGTCCGGCACCCGAGCGGTGCTGGACGGGCTCAGCAACTGCTGA
- a CDS encoding DUF2993 domain-containing protein, with product MTNPQGPPNDPSQWARPGDQGPLARPPASSEPSTRRLRPGEPGGHAQEPLNLPTQPAQQAEAQTEHLTASHAQTRRPGRATAHSASPDPTVRPAEPEKEPGPVKAKRRTRRDPLTVFLVLIIVFSLVIAGLIGGELYTRHVANSKVAQAVACVVKDQATASFGVAPLLLWQVATQHFTNITVETAGNQIRDAKGMKIKITIQDVRIKKTADSVGTIGALDATITWSSEGIKESVQNAIPILGAFVTSTVVTHPADGTIELKGLLNNITAKPVVAGKGLELQIVNFNTLGFSLPKETVQSTLDEFTSDLTKNYPLGIHADSVQVTSTGVVSHFSTRNASIPTGIQNPCFGHI from the coding sequence GTGACCAACCCGCAGGGACCACCGAACGACCCGTCGCAATGGGCGCGTCCTGGGGATCAAGGTCCTCTCGCCCGACCCCCGGCATCCTCCGAGCCATCCACCCGGCGACTGCGCCCCGGCGAGCCCGGAGGTCATGCCCAAGAACCTCTGAATCTGCCGACCCAACCGGCCCAGCAGGCCGAGGCACAAACTGAGCATCTGACTGCGTCTCATGCCCAGACACGGCGACCCGGCCGCGCAACTGCGCACAGTGCGTCGCCAGACCCGACGGTCCGGCCGGCTGAGCCAGAGAAAGAGCCGGGGCCGGTGAAAGCAAAGCGGCGTACCCGTCGCGACCCGCTGACCGTCTTTCTGGTCCTCATCATCGTGTTTTCGCTCGTTATCGCCGGGCTGATCGGAGGCGAGCTGTACACCCGCCATGTTGCCAACAGTAAGGTCGCCCAAGCCGTGGCATGCGTGGTCAAAGATCAGGCCACCGCGTCCTTCGGTGTGGCGCCGCTGCTGCTGTGGCAGGTCGCAACGCAGCATTTCACCAACATCACGGTGGAGACGGCGGGCAACCAGATCCGCGATGCCAAGGGGATGAAGATCAAGATCACCATCCAGGACGTCCGGATCAAGAAGACCGCCGACTCCGTGGGCACGATTGGCGCACTGGATGCCACCATCACCTGGTCATCTGAAGGCATCAAGGAGTCGGTGCAGAATGCGATTCCGATTCTGGGCGCCTTCGTCACGAGCACCGTGGTTACTCACCCCGCAGACGGCACCATCGAATTGAAGGGCCTGCTGAACAACATCACGGCCAAGCCGGTGGTAGCAGGCAAAGGGCTGGAGCTGCAGATCGTCAATTTCAACACGCTCGGCTTCTCGCTGCCGAAGGAGACCGTGCAGTCCACGCTGGACGAGTTCACCTCCGACCTGACCAAGAACTACCCGTTGGGCATTCACGCGGACAGCGTCCAAGTCACCTCCACCGGCGTGGTGAGCCATTTCTCGACCCGCAATGCCAGCATTCCCACTGGCATTCAGAACCCCTGCTTCGGCCACATCTGA
- a CDS encoding carbon-nitrogen hydrolase family protein yields the protein MRIALAQILSGTDPAANLQLVREYAGEAAKAGAQLVVFPEATMCRFGVPLRQIAEPVDGPWANGVRRIASEAGIAVIAGMFTPTSDGRVTNTLITAGPGIPNQPNAHYHKIHLYDAFGFTESRSVAPGHEPVVITVDGVRVGLTVCYDIRFPALYTELARRGAQLIAICASWGSGPGKLEQWTLLARARALDSMSYVAAAGQADPGNTLTGPGASSGAPTGVGGSLVASPLGEVVASAGAQPQLVVADIDVGNVTTARDSIAVLRNQSNFVQMDKAQSRE from the coding sequence ATGCGAATCGCGTTGGCGCAGATCCTCAGCGGCACCGACCCCGCGGCCAATCTACAACTGGTACGCGAGTACGCCGGCGAAGCCGCCAAAGCGGGCGCGCAGCTGGTGGTGTTTCCTGAGGCGACCATGTGCCGGTTCGGCGTCCCGTTGCGGCAGATCGCCGAGCCCGTCGACGGGCCCTGGGCAAACGGTGTCCGCCGGATCGCGAGCGAGGCGGGCATCGCCGTGATCGCCGGCATGTTCACCCCGACCAGCGACGGGCGGGTGACAAACACCCTGATCACCGCCGGGCCGGGCATACCGAATCAGCCGAACGCGCACTACCACAAGATCCACCTCTATGACGCGTTCGGCTTCACCGAGTCGCGTAGCGTCGCACCTGGGCACGAACCGGTGGTAATCACCGTCGACGGCGTCCGGGTGGGTTTGACCGTTTGCTACGACATTCGCTTTCCGGCCCTATACACCGAGCTGGCTCGGCGTGGCGCCCAGCTGATCGCGATCTGCGCCTCCTGGGGTTCCGGCCCGGGCAAACTCGAACAGTGGACGTTGCTGGCGCGGGCCCGGGCGCTGGACTCGATGAGCTACGTGGCCGCGGCCGGTCAGGCCGACCCCGGCAATACCTTGACCGGCCCGGGGGCGAGCTCGGGCGCACCGACCGGGGTAGGCGGCAGTTTGGTGGCCTCGCCGTTGGGCGAGGTGGTGGCGTCTGCTGGTGCCCAGCCGCAATTGGTGGTCGCCGACATCGACGTGGGCAACGTGACCACCGCTCGCGACAGCATTGCTGTGCTGCGCAACCAGTCAAACTTCGTTCAGATGGATAAGGCACAATCGCGTGAGTGA
- a CDS encoding DUF2505 domain-containing protein: MPRSFDMSADYEGSVEEVHRAFYEADYWKARLAETPVDVATLESIRVGGDSGDDGTIEVVTLQMVRSHNLPGLVTQLHRGDLSVRREEAWGPVKDGIATASIAGSIVDAPVNLWGTAVLSPIAESGGSRMALRVTIQVRIPFIGGKLERLIGTELSQLVTIEQRFTTMWIANNV; encoded by the coding sequence ATGCCGCGTTCATTCGACATGTCGGCCGACTACGAGGGCAGCGTCGAGGAGGTTCACCGGGCTTTCTACGAGGCGGACTACTGGAAGGCCAGGCTGGCCGAAACCCCCGTCGATGTAGCGACCCTTGAGTCGATCCGGGTAGGTGGCGACTCCGGCGACGACGGCACCATCGAGGTGGTGACCCTGCAGATGGTGCGCAGCCACAACCTGCCGGGCCTGGTCACGCAGCTGCACCGGGGCGACCTTTCGGTACGGCGGGAAGAGGCTTGGGGCCCGGTCAAGGATGGCATCGCAACGGCATCCATTGCCGGGTCGATCGTGGATGCTCCGGTGAACTTGTGGGGCACGGCCGTGCTGTCGCCGATCGCCGAATCGGGTGGCTCCCGAATGGCATTGAGGGTCACCATCCAGGTGCGAATCCCCTTCATCGGCGGGAAGCTGGAGAGGCTGATCGGCACCGAATTGAGCCAGCTGGTCACGATCGAACAGCGCTTCACCACAATGTGGATCGCCAACAACGTCTGA
- a CDS encoding UDP-N-acetylmuramate dehydrogenase, with product MKRSGVGSLFAGAHIAEAVPLAPLTTLRLGPIARRVVTCTSAEQVVASLRHLDSAAGSGGGRPLVFAGGSNLVIAENLVDLTVVRLANSGITVDGNLVRAEAGAVWDDVVVRSIEHGLGGLECLSGIPGSAGATPVQNVGAYGAEVSDTITRVRLLDRCTGEVRWVPARDLRFGYRTSVLKHADGLAVPAVVLEVEFALDPSGRSAPLRYGELTAALNAASGERADPPAVREAVLALRARKGMVADETDHDTWSVGSFFTNPVVAPDVYERLAGDAATRGDGPVPHYPAPDGIKLAAGWLVERAGFGKGYPDAGAAPCRLSTKHALALTNRGGATAEDVMALARTVRDGVRDVFGITLKPEPVLVGCVL from the coding sequence ATGAAACGGAGCGGTGTCGGTTCGCTCTTTGCCGGTGCACATATCGCCGAGGCGGTCCCGTTGGCACCGCTGACCACGTTGCGCCTGGGTCCCATTGCGCGGCGCGTCGTCACCTGCACCAGCGCCGAACAGGTGGTCGCTTCGCTGCGACACCTGGATTCGGCGGCCGGCAGCGGCGGCGGCCGCCCGTTGGTGTTTGCTGGTGGATCCAATTTGGTGATCGCGGAAAACCTAGTCGACCTGACCGTGGTGCGGTTGGCAAACAGCGGCATCACCGTGGACGGCAACCTTGTGCGCGCCGAGGCCGGTGCGGTTTGGGATGACGTCGTCGTCAGGTCCATCGAGCACGGTCTGGGCGGGTTGGAATGTCTGTCCGGCATCCCGGGCTCGGCGGGGGCGACACCCGTGCAGAACGTGGGGGCGTACGGCGCGGAGGTGTCCGACACCATCACGCGGGTTCGGCTGTTGGATAGGTGCACCGGTGAGGTGCGTTGGGTACCCGCGCGCGACCTGCGCTTCGGTTATCGCACCAGCGTGCTCAAACACGCTGATGGGCTTGCGGTGCCCGCTGTGGTCTTGGAAGTGGAGTTTGCGCTGGATCCGTCGGGCCGCAGTGCGCCGCTGCGCTACGGCGAGCTGACCGCGGCGCTCAATGCGGCCAGCGGCGAGCGTGCCGATCCGCCAGCGGTTCGCGAAGCGGTGCTGGCCCTGCGGGCCCGCAAGGGCATGGTGGCGGACGAGACCGACCATGACACCTGGAGCGTCGGATCCTTCTTCACCAACCCGGTGGTCGCACCCGACGTCTACGAACGGCTGGCCGGTGACGCCGCCACCAGGGGGGACGGTCCGGTCCCGCACTATCCGGCGCCCGACGGCATCAAGCTGGCCGCCGGCTGGCTGGTGGAGCGGGCCGGCTTCGGTAAGGGCTATCCGGATGCTGGTGCCGCGCCGTGTCGGCTTTCCACCAAGCATGCGCTTGCCTTGACGAATCGCGGCGGGGCCACCGCTGAAGACGTGATGGCACTGGCACGTACGGTGCGCGACGGGGTGCGCGATGTGTTTGGTATCACACTAAAACCCGAACCCGTGCTGGTCGGTTGCGTGTTGTAG
- a CDS encoding L,D-transpeptidase, translated as MRSAVRCARVRPVSLTPVSTSRASQGQGPINRRLALTAIGLGVLAPSVLAACTGNVTKLAEKKPPPTPRLTFRPADSARDVVPIAPISVEVGDGWFQRVALKNSAGKVVAGTYSRDRTTYTITEPLGYDSTYTWSGMAVGHDGKAVPVASKFTTVAPAKTIGGGFQLADGQTVGIAAPVIIQFDAPISDKAAVERALTVTTNPPVEGSWAWLPDEAKGARVHWRPREYYPAGTTVDVDARLYGLPFGDDAYGAEDMSLSFQIGRRQVVKAEVSSHRIQVVTDAGVIMDFPCSYGEADLARNVTRNGIHVVTEKYSDFYMSNPAAGYSNIHERWAVRISNNGEFIHANPMSAGAQGNSNVTNGCINLSTSDAEEYYRSAMYGDPVEVTGSTIQLSYSDGDIWDWAVDWDTWVSMSALPPPAAHPPATQIPVTAPVTPSDAPTLSGTPTTTTTTGPGG; from the coding sequence CTGCGCTCGGCGGTCCGTTGCGCGCGGGTTCGCCCGGTATCTTTGACTCCCGTGAGCACCTCCAGAGCCTCCCAAGGTCAGGGGCCGATCAACCGGCGCCTGGCTTTGACGGCCATTGGCCTCGGGGTGCTGGCACCGAGCGTTCTGGCCGCGTGCACCGGCAATGTGACCAAACTGGCCGAAAAGAAGCCGCCACCGACACCCCGTCTAACCTTCCGGCCGGCCGACTCTGCCCGCGATGTGGTGCCAATCGCGCCAATCAGCGTCGAGGTGGGCGACGGTTGGTTCCAACGGGTCGCGCTGAAGAATTCGGCGGGCAAGGTCGTCGCCGGGACGTACAGCCGGGATCGGACCACCTATACGATCACCGAGCCGCTGGGCTACGACTCGACCTACACCTGGAGCGGCATGGCCGTCGGCCACGACGGCAAGGCGGTTCCGGTGGCGAGCAAGTTCACCACCGTGGCACCCGCCAAGACAATCGGCGGGGGGTTCCAGCTGGCCGACGGCCAGACCGTCGGGATCGCCGCGCCGGTGATCATCCAGTTCGACGCACCGATCAGCGACAAGGCCGCCGTCGAGCGGGCACTCACCGTCACCACCAACCCGCCCGTCGAGGGCAGCTGGGCCTGGCTGCCCGACGAAGCCAAGGGCGCTCGCGTGCATTGGCGCCCTCGGGAGTACTACCCGGCCGGCACCACCGTCGACGTCGACGCCAGGCTGTACGGGCTGCCGTTCGGCGATGACGCCTACGGCGCGGAGGACATGTCGCTGAGCTTCCAAATCGGTCGCCGACAGGTGGTCAAGGCCGAAGTCTCATCGCACCGCATCCAGGTCGTTACCGATGCCGGCGTCATCATGGATTTCCCGTGCAGCTACGGCGAGGCCGACCTGGCCCGCAATGTCACCCGCAACGGCATTCACGTGGTCACCGAAAAATACTCCGACTTCTACATGTCCAATCCTGCCGCCGGCTACAGCAATATCCACGAACGCTGGGCGGTACGGATCTCCAACAACGGAGAGTTCATCCACGCCAACCCGATGAGCGCGGGCGCACAGGGCAACAGCAATGTCACTAACGGCTGCATCAACCTCTCGACGAGCGATGCCGAGGAGTACTACCGCTCCGCGATGTACGGTGACCCGGTTGAGGTGACCGGCAGTACGATCCAGCTGTCCTACTCCGACGGCGACATCTGGGACTGGGCCGTGGACTGGGATACCTGGGTATCTATGTCGGCACTACCGCCGCCCGCTGCCCATCCTCCGGCGACTCAGATCCCCGTGACGGCCCCGGTCACGCCGTCGGATGCGCCCACCTTGTCGGGCACACCGACCACCACGACGACTACCGGACCGGGTGGTTAG
- a CDS encoding SDR family NAD(P)-dependent oxidoreductase → MTTTGTQQRVAVVTGASSGIGEATARTLAAQGFHVVAVARRADRITALADQIGATPIVTDVTDGAAVEALARALNRVDVLVNNAGGAKGLEFVADADLEHWRWMWEANVLGTLQVTRALLPKLIDSGDGLIITITSIAALEVYDGGAGYTAAKHAQGALHRTLRGELLGKPVRLTEIAPGAVETEFSLVRFDGDQQRADAVYAGMTPLVAADIAEVIGFVASRPSHVNLDQIVIRPRDQASATRRANHPVR, encoded by the coding sequence ATGACGACAACCGGCACGCAGCAGCGAGTCGCCGTGGTCACCGGCGCCAGTTCCGGAATCGGCGAGGCAACCGCAAGAACCCTTGCAGCGCAAGGGTTTCACGTGGTCGCGGTGGCACGGCGCGCAGACCGGATCACCGCGCTTGCGGACCAGATCGGCGCAACCCCGATTGTGACCGATGTCACCGACGGCGCGGCCGTCGAAGCGTTGGCCCGGGCACTAAACCGGGTGGACGTGCTGGTCAACAACGCCGGTGGCGCCAAGGGGCTGGAGTTTGTCGCCGATGCCGATTTGGAGCACTGGCGCTGGATGTGGGAGGCCAACGTGCTAGGCACGCTGCAGGTGACCCGCGCGCTGCTGCCCAAGCTGATCGACTCCGGCGACGGCCTGATCATCACCATCACCTCGATTGCCGCGCTCGAGGTTTACGACGGTGGCGCCGGCTACACCGCGGCCAAACACGCGCAGGGCGCGCTGCACCGCACGCTGCGTGGCGAGCTGCTAGGAAAACCGGTCCGGCTCACCGAGATCGCCCCTGGCGCGGTCGAGACAGAATTCTCGCTGGTCCGCTTCGACGGCGACCAACAACGCGCGGACGCGGTCTATGCCGGCATGACGCCACTGGTGGCCGCCGACATCGCCGAGGTGATCGGGTTCGTGGCCTCACGGCCCTCGCACGTCAACCTGGACCAGATCGTCATCCGGCCCCGCGACCAGGCATCAGCTACCCGGCGCGCTAACCACCCGGTCCGGTAG
- a CDS encoding ROK family transcriptional regulator — MHSTSLTSHSLSHTPGRKHQPRSHRYVMPPSLHLSDSAAASVFRAVRLRGPVGRDVIAAVTSLSIATVNRQVIALLEAGLLRERADLAASGAIGRPRVPVEVNHEPFVTLGIHIGARTTSIVATDLFGRTLDTVETPTPRNAVGPALASLAESADRYLRRWHRRRALWVGVAIGGVVDNASGHVDHPRLGWRQAPVGPVLADALGLPVSVASHVDAMAGAELMLGMRRFAPSSSTSLYVYARETVGYALMIGGRVHCPASGPGTIAPLPVHSELLGGTGQLESTVSDEAVLAAARRLRIIPGVASTTRTGGSATAITDLLRVARAGNQQAQELLAERARVLGEAVALLRDMLNPDEVVVGGQAFTEYPEAMELVEAAFAERSVLAPRDIRLAVFGNRVQEAGAGIVSLGGLYADPLGALRRSGALDARLPATAPEVLA, encoded by the coding sequence GTGCACTCGACTAGCCTCACCTCACACTCGCTCAGCCACACACCCGGCCGCAAGCATCAGCCGCGGTCGCACCGCTACGTCATGCCGCCATCGCTGCACCTGTCTGACTCCGCGGCGGCATCCGTCTTCCGGGCGGTCCGGTTGCGCGGTCCGGTCGGCCGGGACGTGATCGCCGCGGTCACGTCGTTGAGCATCGCGACGGTTAACCGCCAGGTCATTGCGCTGCTTGAAGCCGGCCTCCTGCGTGAGCGGGCCGACCTGGCGGCCTCCGGGGCTATCGGGCGCCCACGAGTACCGGTCGAGGTCAACCACGAGCCATTCGTGACGCTCGGTATTCACATCGGCGCCCGGACCACCAGCATCGTCGCAACCGACCTGTTCGGCCGCACGCTCGACACGGTGGAGACTCCGACCCCACGCAATGCGGTCGGGCCGGCGCTGGCATCGCTGGCCGAAAGCGCCGACCGATACCTGCGGCGCTGGCACCGGCGCCGCGCGCTGTGGGTTGGGGTGGCGATCGGTGGCGTAGTCGACAATGCCAGCGGCCATGTCGATCACCCACGGCTGGGCTGGCGGCAGGCTCCGGTCGGACCCGTGCTGGCCGATGCGCTGGGCCTGCCGGTGTCGGTGGCCTCGCACGTCGACGCTATGGCCGGGGCCGAGCTGATGCTCGGCATGCGGCGGTTCGCACCAAGCTCGTCGACAAGTCTGTACGTGTACGCCCGCGAAACCGTGGGCTATGCGCTGATGATCGGTGGGCGGGTGCATTGCCCCGCCAGTGGCCCCGGCACCATCGCGCCGTTGCCCGTCCACTCCGAATTGCTCGGCGGCACCGGGCAGCTGGAGTCCACCGTCAGCGATGAGGCGGTTTTGGCCGCCGCCCGCCGGCTCAGGATCATCCCCGGCGTCGCTTCCACGACCCGGACCGGTGGGTCGGCTACCGCGATCACGGACTTGCTGCGGGTGGCACGGGCCGGTAATCAGCAGGCCCAGGAGCTTCTGGCGGAACGGGCCCGCGTCCTCGGTGAGGCGGTCGCGTTGCTGCGTGACATGCTCAATCCCGACGAAGTGGTGGTCGGCGGCCAGGCCTTCACCGAATACCCAGAGGCCATGGAGCTGGTGGAGGCGGCGTTCGCGGAACGCTCGGTGCTAGCGCCGCGTGACATTCGCCTGGCCGTTTTCGGAAACCGGGTGCAGGAGGCCGGGGCGGGCATCGTGTCCCTGGGCGGGCTCTACGCCGATCCGTTGGGTGCGTTGCGCCGATCGGGGGCGCTGGATGCCCGGCTGCCGGCCACCGCCCCGGAGGTTCTCGCGTAG
- the mshA gene encoding D-inositol-3-phosphate glycosyltransferase: MAGVRHDDGSGLTADSRPARGGGAARSRGRTGPSNRNVSAASDPRRVALLAVHTSPLTQPGTGDAGGMNVYMLQSALHLARRGIEVEIFTRATASADPPVVRVSPGVLVRNVVAGPFEGLDKYDLPTQLCAFAAGVLRAEAAHEPGYYDIVHSHYWLSGQVGWLARDRWAVPLVHTAHTLAAVKNAALADGDAPEPPLRTVGEQQVVDEADRLIVNTDDEARQVISIHGADPARIDVVHPGVDLDVFRPGDRRTARAALGLPLDEQVVAFVGRIQPLKAPDIVLRAAAKLPGVRIIVAGGPSGSGLASPDGLVRLAGELGITTRATFLPPQSHTDLATLFRAADLVAVPSYSESFGLVAVEAQACGTPVVAAAVGGLPVAVKNGITGTLVAGHEVGQWADAIDQLLRLRAGPRGWVMSRAAAQHAATFSWENTTDALLASYRRAIGDYAARRRRWGGDVIPDLVAVRKPRRWTPRRGVGA, encoded by the coding sequence ATGGCAGGTGTGCGGCACGATGACGGTTCAGGGTTGACCGCCGACAGCCGTCCGGCCCGCGGCGGGGGCGCCGCCCGCTCGCGGGGGCGAACCGGGCCATCGAATCGGAACGTCTCGGCAGCAAGCGACCCGCGCCGGGTCGCACTGCTGGCGGTACACACCTCACCGCTGACCCAGCCGGGCACCGGTGACGCCGGGGGCATGAACGTCTACATGCTGCAAAGCGCGCTGCATCTGGCCCGCCGTGGCATCGAGGTGGAGATCTTCACCCGGGCCACCGCGTCCGCAGATCCACCGGTCGTCCGGGTGTCACCCGGGGTGCTGGTGCGCAACGTGGTGGCGGGACCATTCGAGGGTTTGGACAAGTACGACCTGCCCACCCAGCTGTGCGCGTTCGCCGCCGGGGTGTTGCGTGCGGAGGCCGCCCACGAACCGGGTTACTACGACATCGTGCACTCGCATTACTGGCTATCGGGTCAGGTCGGCTGGTTGGCCCGCGACCGCTGGGCGGTGCCGTTGGTGCATACCGCGCACACGCTGGCCGCGGTGAAGAACGCGGCGCTGGCCGACGGTGACGCGCCGGAGCCGCCGCTGCGTACGGTCGGCGAGCAGCAAGTCGTCGACGAGGCGGATCGGCTGATCGTCAACACCGACGATGAAGCCCGGCAAGTGATTTCGATTCATGGCGCCGATCCGGCACGAATCGACGTCGTCCATCCCGGTGTCGACCTGGACGTGTTTCGCCCGGGTGACCGGCGCACGGCCCGGGCCGCGCTAGGACTCCCACTTGACGAGCAGGTGGTGGCCTTTGTCGGACGCATTCAGCCGCTGAAGGCACCGGACATCGTGCTGCGTGCCGCGGCGAAGCTGCCCGGGGTGCGCATCATCGTGGCCGGCGGACCGTCGGGCAGTGGTTTGGCCTCGCCGGACGGGCTGGTCCGGCTCGCCGGCGAACTGGGCATCACGACACGGGCGACGTTCCTGCCGCCGCAGTCCCACACGGATCTGGCCACCTTGTTTCGGGCGGCCGACCTGGTTGCGGTGCCGAGTTACTCCGAGTCGTTCGGCCTGGTTGCCGTAGAGGCGCAGGCGTGCGGCACACCGGTGGTGGCCGCCGCGGTGGGCGGGCTGCCCGTCGCGGTGAAAAACGGGATCACCGGCACTCTGGTGGCCGGGCACGAGGTCGGTCAGTGGGCCGACGCCATCGACCAGCTGCTTCGGTTGCGCGCCGGGCCGCGGGGATGGGTGATGAGCCGGGCGGCGGCCCAGCACGCCGCCACGTTCTCCTGGGAGAACACCACCGACGCGCTGCTGGCCAGTTACCGGCGTGCGATCGGCGACTACGCCGCCAGGCGTCGGCGCTGGGGCGGCGACGTGATACCGGACCTGGTTGCGGTGCGCAAACCCCGGCGTTGGACGCCGCGTCGCGGGGTGGGCGCGTGA
- a CDS encoding YbjN domain-containing protein, producing MTSSFSTVQRVIENALEVSKLKYTRHPRPHGATPALIVELPGERKLKINTILSIGEHSVRVEAFVCRKPDENHEGVYRFLLRRNRRLYGVAYTLDNVGDVYLVGQMAVSSVDADEIDRVLGQVLEAVDSDFNALLELGFRSSIQREWEWRVSRGESLQNLEAFAHLVDQED from the coding sequence GTGACTTCTTCCTTCTCGACCGTGCAACGAGTGATCGAGAATGCGCTCGAGGTCAGCAAGCTGAAGTACACGCGACACCCCCGCCCGCACGGCGCGACGCCGGCGCTGATCGTCGAGCTGCCCGGCGAACGCAAGCTCAAGATCAACACCATCTTGAGCATCGGTGAGCATTCGGTACGTGTCGAGGCGTTCGTGTGTCGCAAACCCGACGAGAATCATGAGGGCGTCTACCGCTTCCTACTGCGGCGCAATCGCCGGCTGTATGGGGTCGCTTACACGCTGGACAACGTCGGCGACGTCTATCTGGTGGGCCAGATGGCCGTTTCCTCGGTGGACGCCGACGAGATCGACCGGGTGCTGGGGCAGGTGCTCGAGGCAGTGGATTCGGACTTCAATGCGTTGTTGGAGTTGGGTTTTCGGTCGTCGATCCAAAGAGAGTGGGAGTGGCGGGTGTCCCGCGGTGAATCGCTGCAGAATTTGGAAGCGTTCGCGCACTTGGTCGACCAAGAGGACTAA